TAAATCAATTTCATCATCAAAGTCTTCATCTTTTACTTCAAAATCTTCATTGTTTGACATATTGTTTTCATTAATACTACTTTGAACTTTTTGCTTAGATTTAATTTcatcataaaatttattttcttcaataaCTGGAATATTTGGAATGACTGATAACTCATTAACAACACAAGGctgaaaattataaagttcatataatttaattgcAGCAAAAAGTGTTTGTTTTCTATTCAAAACTTTCCATAACCTATTAACTTTATCTTTGTCTTCGCCTATTAATTCTGTAATATCAAATggtattttttcatttaattgaTGAACTTCTGCAAATGTAAGATTTGATAAAACTTCTGACATATTAATTTCAGCGTCCTCATCTTTACAAAGTTCATTTtcttgtatttttttaattttttcaacttgttttttcataatacttgtataaatatcttttaatctTAGTTTTGCAATAGAATAATTTAATCGTCCTATAACTGTGTACCAAAAATCTGGATTTgtacaatttttatcttgaactttttttgttaattgtttttccatttctaaaagttgttttaaatttttatcgcTAAATGTACTAATAATATTCTTCTGTACAACATCATTAATATTCTCTTCATTAgtggtattttttttaagaaaatgcTTGGCGACAACATCTATATCGTTCCAATAGACTGGATTTTCATTATTGTCAAttaatttacatatttttacatCTTCTATTACATCTTCTAGTTGATCAATgttaagattttttaaaacccCCATCGGATCTTGAAAAGTAGTAATATCGAGTTCTTCAAAATCTCGTTGATCCCAAAATATAAGACGAGCTAAATAATCAATAGGACATGGATTTCCATTTTGTAAACGAGTCATAAGTCGAAGTCGTGCCTGTTTTAATGCAAATTTCTCTTCTTCTTTTGAAGAAAAGAAACATTCatcattctttttttttctaagaTCATTTTCACGTGCCTCACGTTCTTTTTCACGTTTCATTCGTTTTCTCCTTAATTCTTCAATTTCTTGATTATTTTCTCTTCGACATTGTTCAGCTTTTTCTCTTAACTCTTTTTCTGAATATTTCTTACCATCTTGagcatatttttttttccaaacaAATACATCATCATCATGTGTTATTGATTCTGGTGATCGCCCAACCCATGTCTTCATTTCTAGATTCTTTTCACCTCTTCCCCTCATTTCTCcacattttctttttgtcTCTGGACTTCGACTTGATGATCTTGAACCTTCTATATGTTTTGTTGAGCTTTTATCATGATTATCATTTGATCTAGGAGAATGCTTGTTATACTTAGAATgctaaaatgaaaaataaaattaaatgatagaAAATAAACATACATTTGCTGGAGATTTCATGCTTGTAATTTTCTATATTGGAATAATATGTCTCCACTGTTCCGTCTTATTATTACAAACAACCGTACTTAAGTTGAATGTTGgaaagtttaaataaaaaaagaaatt
This Strongyloides ratti genome assembly S_ratti_ED321, chromosome : 2 DNA region includes the following protein-coding sequences:
- a CDS encoding Cactin, whose protein sequence is MKSPANHSKYNKHSPRSNDNHDKSSTKHIEGSRSSSRSPETKRKCGEMRGRGEKNLEMKTWVGRSPESITHDDDVFVWKKKYAQDGKKYSEKELREKAEQCRRENNQEIEELRRKRMKREKEREARENDLRKKKNDECFFSSKEEEKFALKQARLRLMTRLQNGNPCPIDYLARLIFWDQRDFEELDITTFQDPMGVLKNLNIDQLEDVIEDVKICKLIDNNENPVYWNDIDVVAKHFLKKNTTNEENINDVVQKNIISTFSDKNLKQLLEMEKQLTKKVQDKNCTNPDFWYTVIGRLNYSIAKLRLKDIYTSIMKKQVEKIKKIQENELCKDEDAEINMSEVLSNLTFAEVHQLNEKIPFDITELIGEDKDKVNRLWKVLNRKQTLFAAIKLYELYNFQPCVVNELSVIPNIPVIEENKFYDEIKSKQKVQSSINENNMSNNEDFEVKDEDFDDEIDLGNKAISWTDKSVQAKKPKYTNIVRTGYDWNRYNRTHFTFEDPPPKIVQGYRFTIMYDELLDPTKTPQFTVVPDPNDEEFATITFKAGPPYMDIAFKIVNREWQVLHKKGFEAKFSKGIFRLSFFFKKYRYRR